In Polynucleobacter arcticus, the following proteins share a genomic window:
- a CDS encoding HigA family addiction module antitoxin — translation MKTTTKLLDEIHPGEILLEDFMRPMGITARQLSADIDVSPSRISDIVHGNRPITADTAIRLGLFFGMDPKFWLNLQMEYDMRVAKRMLQKEIEPRIRVFQMAA, via the coding sequence ATGAAGACAACGACAAAATTACTTGATGAAATTCACCCAGGAGAAATCCTTTTAGAGGACTTTATGAGGCCAATGGGGATTACTGCGCGCCAGTTATCGGCTGACATTGATGTTTCTCCTAGTCGTATCAGCGATATTGTTCATGGAAATCGACCCATTACTGCTGATACTGCAATACGTCTAGGCCTATTTTTTGGGATGGATCCCAAGTTCTGGTTAAACCTGCAGATGGAATATGACATGCGAGTTGCAAAACGCATGTTGCAAAAAGAAATTGAGCCGCGTATACGTGTTTTTCAAATGGCGGCCTAG
- the pcaD gene encoding 3-oxoadipate enol-lactonase, with translation MSQTLEKQIIKVNGIDIAYRFDGTSDGHVVFMANSLMSDCSMWDWNVPALADRYRVLRFDKRGHGDSETTPAPYTIPQLADDAVALLDALKIDKVHFVGLSMGGMIGQQLGARYPERIYSLSLCDTASEMPPRSLWEERFDIARKEGTAGLVDGTIKRWFTAPFIARAPQDITKVREMILKTGVEGYLGCASAVRDMAQTTMLLKIKAPTLILTGRQDPACTVDQAIVLNRMIDGSKLVILEDAAHLSNIEQPAVFNRTVRDFIDSVDNAL, from the coding sequence ATGAGCCAAACACTAGAAAAACAGATCATTAAGGTCAATGGCATCGATATTGCCTATCGATTTGATGGTACTAGTGATGGTCACGTCGTATTCATGGCCAATAGCTTGATGTCTGATTGCAGCATGTGGGATTGGAATGTACCGGCCTTGGCTGACCGCTACCGTGTACTACGTTTTGATAAGCGTGGACATGGCGACTCCGAGACAACTCCCGCCCCCTACACCATTCCTCAATTGGCCGATGACGCAGTTGCGCTATTGGATGCACTCAAGATCGATAAAGTCCACTTTGTTGGCTTATCCATGGGCGGCATGATTGGACAGCAATTAGGCGCCCGTTATCCCGAGCGTATTTACTCTTTGTCCCTCTGTGACACTGCCAGCGAAATGCCGCCGCGTAGTCTATGGGAAGAGCGCTTTGATATTGCCCGCAAGGAGGGAACTGCTGGACTGGTGGACGGCACGATCAAGCGCTGGTTTACCGCCCCATTTATAGCCCGTGCCCCTCAAGATATTACCAAGGTCCGCGAGATGATTTTGAAGACTGGCGTTGAGGGTTACCTCGGTTGCGCTAGCGCAGTCAGAGATATGGCGCAAACCACCATGCTATTGAAGATCAAGGCACCCACGCTCATTTTGACTGGTCGTCAAGATCCAGCCTGTACAGTGGATCAAGCTATCGTGCTCAATCGCATGATTGATGGATCAAAATTAGTCATACTAGAAGATGCAGCGCATTTATCCAATATTGAGCAGCCCGCAGTATTTAATCGCACTGTCCGTGACTTTATTGATTCAGTCGATAACGCGTTATAG
- a CDS encoding acyltransferase family protein yields MKQANSLFFIDLLKVFAALLIILHHLSNYGQLALDARAALPGLMAWLFEYGRYAVQIFLVMAGYLAAQSLTRFANAKLNGRNLLRVIINRYLRLFAPYITALIFTIFCAWIARFWVSDEFVGEQETLGQLIAHLFFLQGILGLDSISAGAWYVAIDWQLYSVLAILLVSFSSYQALIWFISIVAVSSLLYFNRSAQFEAYFIYFIGAYSLGVLAYLARNFANKKIQILAKASLIGIGVIILISTWQAVWLRNYLAWFVALLLFVWGNMSYPVTSRSKLKAGALCAIAWASPRSYCAFLIHFAFILLANTLYIASGLQAYQSGWIAIGFMFGVLVCSIITANYLYRWVELPSMRLKI; encoded by the coding sequence TTGAAGCAAGCTAATTCATTATTTTTCATAGACCTTCTCAAGGTCTTTGCGGCACTACTCATCATTCTTCATCACTTGTCCAATTATGGGCAGTTGGCTCTTGATGCGCGTGCTGCACTACCTGGTTTGATGGCCTGGTTGTTTGAGTATGGCCGCTATGCAGTGCAAATCTTTTTGGTAATGGCAGGCTACTTAGCCGCCCAGTCACTGACCCGTTTCGCGAATGCAAAATTGAATGGCCGAAACTTATTACGAGTGATCATCAATCGCTACCTCCGTTTGTTTGCGCCTTATATTACCGCTTTAATTTTTACAATATTTTGCGCTTGGATTGCACGCTTTTGGGTGAGCGATGAATTTGTTGGCGAGCAAGAAACGTTGGGCCAACTGATCGCCCATCTATTCTTCTTGCAAGGTATCTTGGGGCTCGACTCTATTTCTGCAGGTGCTTGGTATGTTGCCATTGACTGGCAGCTCTATTCAGTACTGGCCATCTTGCTGGTCTCTTTTTCTTCTTATCAGGCGCTGATTTGGTTTATCAGTATTGTTGCGGTGAGCTCGTTACTGTATTTCAATCGCTCTGCCCAGTTCGAGGCCTACTTTATTTACTTTATTGGTGCTTATAGTCTCGGCGTTTTGGCTTATCTCGCAAGAAACTTTGCCAATAAAAAAATTCAGATCTTAGCTAAGGCCTCACTCATCGGTATTGGGGTAATTATTCTGATATCGACTTGGCAAGCAGTTTGGTTACGCAATTATTTGGCCTGGTTTGTAGCCTTGCTCTTATTCGTATGGGGCAACATGAGCTATCCAGTGACTTCTCGCTCTAAGCTAAAAGCCGGAGCGCTGTGCGCTATTGCCTGGGCTAGCCCACGCTCTTACTGCGCATTCTTGATTCACTTTGCTTTTATCTTGCTAGCAAACACGCTATATATTGCTTCGGGATTACAAGCTTACCAAAGTGGCTGGATTGCCATTGGCTTCATGTTCGGGGTGCTAGTCTGCAGCATCATTACTGCCAACTATTTATATCGCTGGGTAGAGCTACCCTCAATGAGATTAAAGATTTAG
- a CDS encoding calcium:proton antiporter, whose translation MTTLLSQTWFIALMSITLIGAVLSAVHYAEVIAHKTGEPFGTLILSISVTIIEVSLIISMMLTGHEGSEFIARDAVFATVMIVMNGVIGLCIFMGGLTHHEMTFRNEGTNSALAVLTALATFILVMPIVTISTPGPDFTKSQLAFAGIASFALYIAFLFFQTVSHRDYYLPKSVDKKTDSNAHAQKPSNLKTAVSGVLLALSLITVVGLAELLSPAIERGVAAAGAPKTIVGIAIALLVLLPEGFAAVRAARANRLQSSLNLALGSALASIGLTIPTVAAIAIFYNLDLSLGISTLNMTLMYLSFFIGALTLAIGRTTLLQGIVHLIIFLEYLFLSLVP comes from the coding sequence ATGACTACCTTACTCAGCCAAACCTGGTTCATCGCCCTCATGAGCATCACATTAATCGGGGCCGTGCTATCCGCAGTTCACTATGCTGAAGTGATTGCACATAAGACAGGTGAGCCATTTGGCACCTTAATTCTATCTATCAGTGTGACGATTATTGAGGTATCCCTGATTATTTCTATGATGCTCACGGGCCATGAAGGATCGGAGTTCATTGCTAGGGATGCAGTATTTGCAACAGTCATGATTGTGATGAATGGCGTTATTGGTTTATGCATTTTTATGGGGGGGCTCACCCACCATGAGATGACTTTTCGCAATGAAGGTACCAATTCTGCACTAGCTGTATTAACCGCATTAGCTACATTCATTTTGGTGATGCCAATCGTGACCATTAGCACGCCTGGTCCGGATTTCACTAAGAGTCAGCTTGCCTTTGCAGGTATTGCTTCTTTTGCGCTGTATATTGCATTCCTTTTCTTTCAAACAGTGAGTCATCGCGACTATTACCTGCCTAAGAGTGTAGATAAGAAAACTGATAGCAATGCTCACGCCCAAAAGCCAAGCAATCTCAAAACTGCAGTCAGCGGGGTCTTACTCGCTCTTTCGCTCATCACGGTAGTAGGTCTTGCTGAACTGCTCAGCCCGGCTATTGAGCGGGGTGTTGCTGCGGCTGGCGCACCCAAAACGATTGTAGGTATTGCGATTGCACTCCTCGTATTGCTGCCAGAGGGCTTTGCTGCCGTTCGGGCCGCCAGAGCAAACCGACTTCAGAGTAGCTTGAACTTGGCTTTGGGATCAGCTTTGGCCAGTATTGGCTTGACGATACCGACTGTTGCAGCAATTGCCATTTTCTACAACTTAGACCTGAGTCTTGGCATCAGCACTCTCAATATGACATTAATGTACTTGTCATTCTTTATTGGGGCACTCACTCTCGCGATTGGCAGAACTACCCTATTGCAAGGGATTGTTCATCTCATTATTTTCCTGGAGTACTTATTCTTAAGTTTGGTCCCGTAA
- a CDS encoding type II toxin-antitoxin system RelE/ParE family toxin produces MIYSFSCKETQALFHSKTSRKFKSFERVARRKLLQLHAVTNLLDLRVPPGNLLETLHGDRAGQHSIRINGQWRICFIWQVDGVHEVEIVDYH; encoded by the coding sequence ATGATCTATTCGTTTTCATGCAAAGAAACTCAGGCACTTTTTCATAGCAAAACTTCACGAAAATTTAAGAGCTTTGAAAGGGTTGCAAGGCGTAAGTTACTGCAACTTCACGCAGTAACCAATTTATTGGACTTGCGTGTGCCGCCTGGTAATTTACTTGAAACTTTGCATGGGGATAGAGCAGGTCAACATAGTATTCGGATCAATGGCCAGTGGCGGATCTGTTTTATTTGGCAGGTTGATGGCGTGCATGAAGTGGAGATTGTGGATTATCACTAA
- a CDS encoding amidohydrolase family protein produces MNSNSAPLCQAPDPEIRSPQIVFPAGSVDCHAHVCGPALEFPYSNERIYTPPDATLTQYESLLKMLGIDRGVLVQPSVYGTDNRAMLAALASNPQKFRGVAVIDPKISDAELETMHLAGVRGIRCNVVDVADKSAGLPIAQLTALAKRIQPFGWHLELLAHVNEYPNLANLFADFPVDLVFGHFGYSHVKHGVNDKGFQGLLELLKNHRAWVKMTGPYRIGDGDLPYDDMRVFNDAVIQANSQRLIWGSDWPHVMVKKQMPHDADLCDLFGSWVRDAGLRKAILCDNPCMLYDYPAFTGA; encoded by the coding sequence TTGAACTCCAACTCAGCACCACTCTGCCAAGCCCCAGATCCAGAAATTCGATCACCTCAGATTGTGTTTCCTGCGGGCTCGGTAGATTGCCATGCCCACGTGTGTGGGCCGGCTCTCGAATTTCCCTATAGCAATGAACGAATCTATACGCCACCCGATGCAACGCTGACTCAATACGAATCTTTGTTGAAGATGCTAGGTATTGATCGTGGTGTTTTAGTTCAGCCCAGCGTCTATGGAACAGATAATCGAGCCATGCTTGCTGCACTCGCCTCCAACCCCCAGAAGTTTCGTGGAGTTGCCGTCATTGATCCTAAGATCTCCGATGCGGAACTAGAGACGATGCATCTTGCTGGTGTTCGTGGCATTCGCTGCAATGTCGTTGATGTTGCTGACAAATCTGCTGGCTTACCGATTGCCCAATTAACAGCCCTAGCCAAACGCATTCAGCCTTTTGGTTGGCATTTAGAGCTACTAGCCCATGTTAATGAATACCCCAATCTCGCAAACCTCTTTGCAGACTTTCCGGTAGATTTAGTTTTTGGTCACTTTGGCTACTCCCATGTAAAACATGGTGTGAATGACAAAGGCTTTCAGGGTCTACTGGAGTTACTCAAAAATCACCGAGCCTGGGTCAAAATGACGGGGCCCTATCGTATTGGTGATGGAGACCTTCCCTATGACGATATGCGCGTGTTCAATGATGCGGTGATTCAGGCCAATAGTCAGCGATTAATCTGGGGTAGCGATTGGCCTCATGTGATGGTCAAAAAGCAAATGCCGCACGATGCTGATCTCTGTGATCTGTTTGGATCTTGGGTAAGGGATGCAGGTCTCAGAAAAGCGATTCTCTGTGACAATCCCTGTATGCTATATGACTATCCAGCCTTCACCGGCGCTTAA
- a CDS encoding nitrite/sulfite reductase — protein MYKYDHIDQTLVDQRVTQFRDQVERRLNGTLAEEEFRPLRLQNGLYHQRHAYMLRVAIPYGLLSAKQLRTLAFIADKYDRGYGHFTTRQNIQFNWVELEQTPDILAELAKVEMHAIQTSGNCIRNITSDAFAGVAADEYIDPRPVCELLRQWSILHPEFAHLPRKFKFAINGAKEDRTVLLCHDVGIELKKNAAGELTADIYAGGGMGRTPILGSLIKQGLPWQVLPSYLTALLRVYNRFGRRDNLYKARIKILVKALGPEEFARQVEGEWAQLHNETKQSNDNFTSTEWKRVAKHFTKPAYQKLTAVSDAAILAEAPENERAAFARWVERNVKPHQVPGYASVILSLKPHGTVAPGDATSAQMNAIADLADQYSFGELRVTHEQNLVLADVEQSKLLELWQAAKQQHVALPNIGLLTDIIACPGGDFCSLANAKSLPIAKAIQERFDDLDYLFDLGDISLNISGCINSCGHHHVGNIGVLGVDKDGEEWYQITLGGDQGNNASIGKVIGPSFYANEIPDVVTSLINTYVEQRTNDEPFIETYRRLGVAPFKEAAYKNALNKNDKHSKESTKGASA, from the coding sequence ATGTACAAATATGACCACATTGACCAAACTCTTGTAGATCAACGGGTTACCCAATTCCGAGACCAGGTTGAGCGACGCCTCAATGGCACCCTCGCCGAAGAAGAATTTCGCCCCCTTCGTCTACAAAATGGTCTTTACCATCAGCGCCATGCTTACATGCTGCGTGTTGCTATTCCTTACGGCTTATTGAGTGCCAAGCAATTACGTACGCTCGCCTTTATTGCCGATAAATACGATCGTGGCTATGGTCACTTTACGACCCGCCAGAATATTCAGTTCAACTGGGTAGAGCTAGAGCAGACCCCAGACATCTTGGCTGAATTAGCCAAAGTCGAGATGCATGCCATCCAGACATCAGGCAACTGTATTCGGAACATCACCAGTGACGCCTTCGCCGGCGTAGCTGCAGATGAATACATTGACCCTCGCCCAGTTTGTGAACTACTTCGTCAGTGGTCAATCCTGCATCCCGAGTTTGCACACTTGCCACGCAAATTTAAGTTCGCGATCAATGGCGCCAAAGAAGATCGTACGGTTTTACTTTGCCATGATGTGGGCATTGAACTCAAGAAAAATGCTGCAGGAGAATTGACTGCAGACATCTACGCTGGTGGCGGTATGGGTCGCACTCCTATTCTGGGCTCCTTGATCAAACAAGGCTTGCCATGGCAAGTTCTGCCAAGTTATTTAACTGCACTATTGCGTGTGTATAACCGCTTTGGAAGAAGAGACAATCTCTACAAAGCCCGTATTAAGATTTTAGTGAAAGCCTTAGGTCCAGAAGAGTTTGCACGTCAAGTTGAAGGTGAATGGGCGCAGCTTCACAATGAAACAAAACAGAGTAATGACAATTTCACATCAACTGAGTGGAAGCGTGTCGCTAAACACTTTACAAAACCGGCGTATCAGAAGCTCACTGCAGTGAGTGATGCAGCCATTCTTGCCGAAGCGCCAGAGAATGAGAGAGCAGCTTTTGCTCGGTGGGTAGAGCGTAATGTCAAACCCCATCAAGTACCTGGCTATGCCAGTGTGATTTTGTCACTCAAGCCGCATGGCACTGTTGCCCCAGGTGATGCCACCAGCGCGCAGATGAATGCCATTGCCGATTTAGCTGATCAATACAGCTTTGGGGAACTGCGGGTCACCCATGAACAAAACTTAGTGCTAGCCGATGTAGAGCAATCCAAACTCTTGGAGCTCTGGCAAGCGGCTAAGCAGCAACATGTGGCACTCCCTAATATTGGACTACTCACTGACATCATCGCTTGCCCTGGTGGCGACTTTTGCTCACTAGCCAATGCCAAGTCACTTCCCATTGCTAAAGCGATTCAAGAGCGCTTTGATGACTTGGATTACTTATTTGATTTAGGCGATATTAGTTTGAATATTTCTGGATGCATTAATTCTTGCGGCCATCATCACGTTGGCAATATTGGTGTGTTGGGCGTGGATAAAGATGGTGAAGAGTGGTATCAAATTACCCTAGGTGGAGACCAGGGTAATAATGCCTCCATTGGTAAAGTCATCGGCCCCTCCTTCTACGCCAATGAAATTCCTGACGTCGTGACTAGCTTGATTAATACCTATGTCGAGCAACGTACAAACGATGAGCCCTTTATTGAGACCTATCGCCGCCTAGGTGTTGCCCCTTTTAAAGAGGCTGCTTATAAGAACGCATTAAATAAAAATGATAAGCACTCTAAAGAATCCACCAAGGGTGCTTCAGCCTAA
- a CDS encoding Bug family tripartite tricarboxylate transporter substrate binding protein yields MQKTLPSPRSSQQNLVRSLFLSLGLTVGLTMSLSSAHVSAQSYPNRTVKMIVPLTVGSGADIAGRIVAKNLSETWKQSVIIENRPGAGGLIGTGAVVSSEADGYTLLVQSASYAANPAIYKKLPYDPLKSLIDVDILGQTPYVLITSADGPYQSIRDLVIASKSKPGEITFASAGVGSSTHLAAEYFNQMMGIKLIHVPYKGSPEAIADTMAGRTAFYMAPLDTAIGQLKGGKVRALGVTSKARNPAVPEIPSIAELGYPTFEIGLWFGVWAPAGTPPAIVKKINQDINLAMQNPEVKAAYESKGIKATPMSPPEFSKFVREEMAKYQKIAKDANIEPQ; encoded by the coding sequence ATGCAAAAGACATTACCATCCCCACGCTCAAGCCAACAGAATCTCGTACGGAGCTTATTCCTCAGCTTAGGACTGACTGTTGGTCTTACTATGAGCCTAAGCTCCGCTCATGTTAGTGCGCAGAGCTATCCCAACCGAACTGTGAAGATGATCGTACCCCTGACAGTTGGATCTGGGGCTGATATCGCCGGCAGGATCGTTGCAAAGAACCTTTCGGAAACCTGGAAGCAATCTGTCATTATTGAAAATCGCCCTGGTGCTGGTGGCCTGATTGGTACTGGCGCGGTCGTGAGCTCTGAAGCCGATGGTTACACCCTCTTGGTGCAATCAGCTTCTTACGCAGCTAATCCTGCCATCTATAAGAAATTGCCTTATGACCCCTTGAAGAGCTTGATTGATGTCGACATCCTTGGGCAAACCCCTTATGTATTAATTACCTCTGCAGATGGTCCTTACCAATCTATTCGAGATTTGGTGATCGCCAGTAAATCTAAGCCCGGTGAAATTACCTTCGCATCTGCCGGCGTTGGAAGCTCCACCCACCTTGCTGCTGAGTACTTTAATCAAATGATGGGCATCAAACTCATTCATGTTCCATACAAAGGCTCTCCAGAGGCGATTGCAGATACGATGGCTGGCAGAACCGCGTTTTATATGGCGCCTTTAGATACGGCCATTGGACAACTCAAGGGCGGCAAAGTTCGTGCACTCGGCGTTACCAGCAAAGCACGCAATCCCGCAGTACCCGAGATCCCCAGCATCGCAGAACTAGGCTATCCCACTTTTGAGATTGGTCTGTGGTTTGGTGTCTGGGCTCCTGCCGGCACACCACCAGCGATTGTGAAAAAGATTAATCAAGACATTAATCTGGCCATGCAAAATCCTGAAGTAAAAGCAGCCTATGAAAGCAAAGGGATTAAAGCCACGCCAATGAGCCCGCCAGAATTTAGTAAATTTGTGCGCGAAGAAATGGCTAAGTATCAGAAGATTGCTAAAGACGCGAACATCGAACCGCAGTAA
- a CDS encoding DUF934 domain-containing protein encodes MNQQIIYFPKAGKPVLISNEWQVWDGEGDEGGIPDLEHGLHKVLVPFHWWITHHQNADIISRVSKGEIGVWFAADDDILKHAELIEEGKTLWPVVAAHFPIFRDGRSFSTAALLRDRFTWQGEIRAIGDVLIDQLLQGARVGFDSFALRHDQNLEVALKQFTLYTVTTQNSWRGLRTTRTTLSA; translated from the coding sequence ATGAATCAACAGATTATTTACTTTCCTAAGGCTGGCAAGCCAGTCCTCATCTCCAATGAATGGCAGGTGTGGGATGGTGAGGGTGATGAAGGCGGCATTCCGGATCTAGAGCATGGATTGCATAAAGTGCTGGTGCCATTTCATTGGTGGATCACACATCACCAGAATGCGGACATCATTAGCAGAGTAAGCAAAGGTGAGATTGGTGTTTGGTTTGCCGCGGATGATGACATCCTTAAGCATGCTGAACTCATTGAAGAAGGTAAAACGCTCTGGCCAGTAGTGGCTGCCCATTTCCCCATCTTTAGAGATGGTCGTAGCTTTAGCACTGCAGCTTTATTGCGCGACCGTTTTACTTGGCAAGGTGAGATCCGTGCGATTGGTGATGTATTGATCGACCAACTCCTGCAAGGCGCTCGCGTTGGCTTTGATAGCTTTGCTTTGCGTCACGATCAAAATCTAGAAGTAGCGCTAAAACAATTTACTCTATACACAGTCACCACTCAAAATAGCTGGCGCGGTTTAAGAACCACACGCACTACTTTAAGCGCTTAA
- a CDS encoding sirohydrochlorin chelatase, with product MKAIILFGHGARDARWREPFDRLAQLWQEQHPSTPVQLAFLELMQPSLEEAVTTLAAKGATDLTIVPVFFGQGGHLRNDFPVLLEECRGKFPNMTLSATPAVGEDLAVLQAIVDFGARAL from the coding sequence ATGAAAGCCATCATCTTGTTTGGACACGGTGCTCGTGACGCCCGTTGGCGTGAGCCTTTTGATCGGCTTGCTCAATTGTGGCAGGAGCAACATCCTAGTACGCCTGTTCAGTTGGCTTTTCTGGAATTGATGCAGCCTTCATTAGAAGAGGCAGTGACTACTCTTGCTGCCAAAGGGGCTACGGATTTAACTATAGTGCCAGTCTTCTTTGGTCAGGGCGGACATCTTAGAAATGACTTCCCCGTCTTGCTGGAAGAGTGCCGAGGAAAATTCCCCAACATGACCTTAAGCGCGACGCCTGCTGTTGGTGAGGATTTGGCCGTCTTGCAAGCGATTGTCGACTTCGGAGCTAGGGCGCTCTAA
- the cobA gene encoding uroporphyrinogen-III C-methyltransferase has protein sequence MTTTSIPHHHISHTLGKVFLVGAGPGAVDLITVRGAKLLERADIVFYDALVDPGMLTLCPQAELVEVGKRCGKLSSAQQFINKRLVDAAQKHQIIIRLKGGDPMLFGRADEEIQSLRNAGIAFEVVPGITAALAGAASIQQSLTLRGVSRSVAFITLAQGTEPIAPGQPISNPTADTLVYYMGRKDAARIAQQLIEQSLNQSSSTPVQILEAVSTPRERLWTSTLEELAAGKADLWFDSSSPALIMIGEALRNKNQVNGNLERPSSEVDNRLQDGQILTNSRRRA, from the coding sequence ATGACTACAACATCCATTCCTCATCACCACATCAGCCATACGCTTGGTAAAGTATTTTTGGTTGGTGCTGGTCCAGGCGCTGTAGACCTCATTACCGTTCGCGGCGCCAAATTGCTTGAGCGAGCCGATATTGTTTTTTATGACGCCCTAGTTGATCCAGGAATGCTGACACTGTGCCCACAGGCAGAGCTGGTAGAGGTAGGAAAGCGTTGCGGAAAACTATCTTCAGCACAGCAATTTATTAATAAACGCTTGGTAGATGCGGCACAAAAACATCAAATCATTATTCGGCTTAAGGGCGGTGATCCAATGCTCTTTGGCCGTGCAGATGAAGAAATTCAGAGTCTTCGGAATGCTGGAATTGCCTTTGAAGTAGTGCCCGGCATTACTGCAGCTCTAGCAGGTGCTGCGAGCATTCAGCAATCGCTCACGCTGCGAGGAGTCTCGCGTAGCGTGGCATTCATCACTTTGGCCCAGGGTACTGAACCTATTGCTCCTGGACAGCCCATTTCCAATCCTACGGCCGATACCTTGGTGTATTACATGGGTCGTAAAGATGCAGCACGCATTGCGCAACAGCTAATTGAGCAAAGCCTCAACCAAAGTAGCAGTACGCCGGTACAAATACTAGAGGCTGTAAGCACTCCACGTGAGCGTTTATGGACAAGCACCCTAGAGGAGTTAGCTGCTGGTAAAGCCGACCTATGGTTTGATAGCAGCTCACCTGCACTCATTATGATTGGCGAAGCCTTGAGAAACAAAAACCAGGTAAATGGAAACTTAGAGCGCCCTAGCTCCGAAGTCGACAATCGCTTGCAAGACGGCCAAATCCTCACCAACAGCAGGCGTCGCGCTTAA
- a CDS encoding type II toxin-antitoxin system death-on-curing family toxin: protein MLFITMQDILLMHGVLINRFGGSPGLRDKAGLEAALMRPQSGYYPDVISQAAALFESLIVNHPFIDGNKRIAFAAMDTFLRINNKRLNTDSTEAYRQIMHMFKVQELKFDQVDAWLRTICK from the coding sequence ATGCTCTTTATTACCATGCAAGACATCCTGCTGATGCACGGTGTCTTGATTAATCGTTTTGGCGGATCACCAGGCTTAAGAGACAAAGCAGGACTTGAGGCAGCACTAATGCGCCCTCAATCAGGCTACTACCCAGATGTCATCTCTCAAGCAGCAGCATTGTTTGAAAGTCTCATCGTTAATCACCCCTTTATTGATGGCAATAAAAGAATTGCGTTTGCTGCAATGGATACTTTTTTGCGCATCAACAATAAGAGACTCAATACCGATTCGACAGAAGCCTACCGTCAAATAATGCATATGTTCAAAGTGCAGGAGCTAAAGTTCGACCAAGTTGATGCATGGCTCCGAACTATCTGCAAATAA
- a CDS encoding helix-turn-helix domain-containing protein, whose product MYRLALGQQIRAQRKALGVRIKSAARASGISLFTLMRIERGANSAAINSYIKLCKALALDLNILKPLGLPIPKIEKDAVEFNSDGAHIRIRDYPQLRSLSWQLNHDILLTDKEAIGIYERNRRFLEIHEIDEQERLLMQRLIDEHEMEQLL is encoded by the coding sequence ATGTATCGGTTAGCCCTAGGTCAACAGATTCGTGCACAAAGGAAGGCTTTGGGTGTTCGGATTAAATCTGCTGCAAGGGCATCAGGAATATCTCTCTTTACTTTGATGCGCATTGAAAGAGGCGCTAATTCGGCTGCCATAAATTCTTACATTAAGCTTTGTAAAGCATTGGCTCTAGATTTGAATATTTTGAAGCCGCTGGGTCTGCCAATCCCTAAAATAGAAAAGGATGCGGTTGAATTCAATAGTGATGGAGCGCATATTAGGATTCGAGACTATCCACAGTTAAGAAGTTTGTCATGGCAACTTAATCACGACATACTCTTAACTGATAAAGAGGCGATAGGGATTTATGAGCGGAACAGGCGCTTTCTCGAGATCCATGAGATTGATGAGCAAGAGAGGTTGTTAATGCAACGGCTCATTGATGAGCATGAAATGGAACAGTTGCTTTGA